A stretch of the Rhodohalobacter mucosus genome encodes the following:
- a CDS encoding sodium:solute symporter: MGFTLLDGIVIVLYLIAVAFFGIWSAGKQKTSTDYFLGGRNMPWWAILFSVVATETSTLTFISIPAVAYGGDLTFLQLTFGYILGRIIVAVWFLPAYVKGEMTTAYQFLEQRFGSGLRKAAGSTFIITRLLADGVRLFATAIPLAIIFRFAGLFDSWGDGSLYLLAITVIAAVTLVYTFIGGIRAVIWMDVVQMVVYLGGALFALLLMVGKIPLTGSEITAFLSAENKMRLFNWGTDLGIREILANPYVFWVSLFGGAIFSIASHGTDQLIVQRLLATGDVKSSRKALIWSGFAASAQFAFFLFIGLMLYVFYQGAGLEELNLRTTDEIFARFIVDQMPPGVAGLIIASLFAAAMSSLSSSLNALASSTTYDLLKPVFGTDWDGEKELWISRLTTIFWGLMLSGSAFLFTWLQLSGDDQPAVVELGLGIASYTYGGLLGIFVLGRLFAKPDKTDAMVGFFSGLISLLFMVEGALQQYIPGEGLTVAWPLYTFAGAVIVVAVANGSYYFRKAFRN, translated from the coding sequence ATGGGATTTACCCTTCTCGACGGGATTGTGATTGTACTGTACCTGATTGCCGTTGCCTTTTTCGGCATCTGGTCGGCGGGTAAACAGAAAACCTCTACGGATTATTTTCTCGGTGGGCGCAACATGCCCTGGTGGGCCATTCTGTTTTCGGTAGTAGCTACAGAGACCAGTACCCTCACGTTTATCAGTATTCCTGCCGTGGCGTATGGCGGAGACCTGACGTTTCTTCAGCTTACGTTTGGTTATATCCTGGGACGTATCATTGTTGCCGTCTGGTTTTTGCCGGCCTACGTGAAGGGGGAGATGACCACTGCCTACCAGTTTCTGGAGCAGCGATTTGGTTCCGGATTGAGAAAAGCTGCTGGTTCCACATTCATAATCACACGGTTGCTGGCGGATGGAGTCCGTCTTTTTGCCACTGCTATTCCCCTGGCGATCATTTTCCGATTTGCAGGACTGTTCGATTCATGGGGTGATGGATCACTCTATCTGCTTGCGATCACAGTTATTGCTGCCGTTACGCTGGTTTATACATTTATCGGAGGCATCAGGGCAGTAATCTGGATGGATGTAGTTCAGATGGTGGTTTACCTGGGCGGAGCGCTTTTTGCACTGTTGCTGATGGTCGGAAAAATTCCTTTGACAGGATCCGAAATAACGGCATTTCTGTCAGCTGAGAACAAGATGAGGCTCTTTAATTGGGGAACAGACCTTGGCATACGTGAAATACTGGCGAATCCGTATGTGTTTTGGGTGTCTCTATTTGGCGGTGCGATATTTTCCATTGCATCGCACGGTACCGATCAGCTTATTGTCCAGAGGCTGCTGGCAACAGGCGATGTGAAATCAAGCCGGAAAGCCCTGATCTGGAGCGGCTTTGCGGCGTCTGCACAGTTCGCTTTTTTCCTCTTTATCGGACTGATGCTCTACGTGTTTTATCAGGGAGCCGGTCTCGAAGAGCTGAACCTGCGAACGACCGATGAAATATTTGCCCGTTTTATCGTGGATCAGATGCCCCCGGGTGTCGCAGGGCTGATCATAGCTTCCCTTTTTGCCGCCGCCATGAGCAGCCTCAGTTCATCACTGAATGCGCTCGCGTCATCCACAACCTATGATCTTCTCAAGCCGGTTTTTGGCACCGATTGGGACGGTGAAAAAGAGCTCTGGATTTCCAGGCTAACCACTATTTTTTGGGGTTTGATGCTGAGCGGTTCCGCATTCCTTTTTACCTGGCTGCAGCTCTCCGGAGATGACCAGCCGGCGGTCGTTGAGCTGGGCCTGGGAATTGCATCATATACGTACGGCGGATTGCTGGGTATTTTTGTGTTGGGCAGATTGTTTGCAAAACCTGATAAGACCGATGCGATGGTTGGATTTTTTTCCGGCCTGATTTCCCTGCTGTTCATGGTTGAAGGTGCGCTTCAGCAGTATATTCCCGGGGAAGGA
- the rdgB gene encoding RdgB/HAM1 family non-canonical purine NTP pyrophosphatase: MKSYKPIFLASANKHKIEELRQLLHPLGFDLKSTLDVENPEEVEEDRPDLRGNALKKARFWHEKTGLPALSDDTGLEVDALGGAPGVYSARYAGEDASYNDNVNKLLGELKEAADRSARFRTVIAYVTDDDHYFFEGVCEGEIIRDKRGEKGFGYDPVFVPEGYDQTFAELSGDEKNKISHRGRALQKFIEFISRSSPQRR; the protein is encoded by the coding sequence ATGAAAAGCTATAAACCCATTTTTCTTGCATCAGCGAATAAGCATAAAATTGAGGAACTACGGCAGCTGCTTCATCCGCTCGGTTTTGACCTGAAGTCCACACTGGATGTCGAAAACCCCGAAGAGGTTGAGGAGGACCGTCCCGATCTTCGGGGAAATGCATTGAAGAAAGCACGATTTTGGCATGAAAAAACGGGTTTGCCCGCGCTGAGCGATGATACCGGTCTGGAAGTGGATGCCTTGGGTGGGGCTCCGGGTGTTTACTCGGCACGCTATGCCGGTGAAGATGCATCCTACAACGATAATGTGAATAAACTGCTCGGTGAGTTGAAAGAAGCGGCAGATCGCAGCGCCCGGTTCAGAACAGTCATTGCATATGTAACGGATGATGATCACTACTTTTTTGAGGGTGTTTGTGAAGGCGAAATAATCAGGGATAAAAGAGGTGAAAAGGGATTTGGCTACGACCCCGTTTTCGTGCCGGAGGGATATGACCAAACGTTCGCAGAACTAAGCGGCGATGAAAAAAACAAAATCAGCCACAGGGGACGCGCATTGCAAAAATTCATAGAATTCATTAGCAGGAGTTCACCGCAGAGGCGCTAA
- a CDS encoding PfkB family carbohydrate kinase yields the protein MSLLVVGSVAYDGIETPFGKTEKILGGSATYLSLAASYFAKNINLVGVVGRDFADEDIDVLKSRAIDLEGLQVDNSGDTFFWSGKYHYDLNNRDTLDTQLNVFERFDPVIPEKYRDSRYVALGNIEPSLQEKVLEQVASPGLVVMDTMNFWIEGTPDALKQTLKRVDLLVINDSEARELAEEPNLIKAADKVRAMGPESLIIKKGEHGALLFTGDEIFSAPAYPVIDIFDPTGAGDTFMGGLLGWLAYTNDLTPNNMRKAVVFGSVMASFCVEEFGPGRLRSLNEKQIYDRYREFRRLSQIPEVD from the coding sequence ATGTCTCTCTTAGTCGTAGGATCCGTTGCGTACGACGGTATCGAAACCCCATTCGGTAAAACTGAAAAAATTCTGGGTGGTTCTGCCACCTACCTCTCCCTTGCCGCCTCCTATTTTGCAAAGAACATTAATCTGGTTGGAGTTGTAGGACGCGATTTTGCGGATGAAGATATCGACGTGCTTAAAAGCCGTGCCATCGACCTGGAAGGTCTGCAGGTCGACAACAGCGGGGATACATTTTTCTGGTCAGGAAAATATCATTATGATTTGAATAACCGGGACACCCTCGATACCCAGCTCAATGTTTTTGAACGCTTCGATCCTGTGATTCCGGAAAAGTACAGGGATTCCAGATACGTTGCCCTCGGGAATATTGAACCCAGCCTGCAGGAAAAGGTGCTTGAGCAGGTTGCCAGTCCCGGTCTGGTGGTAATGGATACGATGAACTTTTGGATCGAGGGTACGCCCGATGCACTTAAACAAACCCTGAAGCGCGTTGATCTGCTTGTAATCAACGACTCGGAGGCGCGTGAATTGGCGGAGGAACCGAACCTGATTAAGGCGGCCGACAAAGTTCGCGCTATGGGTCCGGAATCGCTTATCATCAAAAAGGGAGAACACGGCGCACTGCTCTTTACAGGAGATGAGATATTCTCGGCCCCGGCCTATCCGGTTATAGATATATTTGACCCCACTGGTGCGGGCGATACGTTTATGGGCGGACTTCTGGGATGGCTGGCATATACCAACGACCTAACTCCGAACAATATGCGAAAGGCTGTCGTATTCGGTTCCGTGATGGCCAGTTTTTGTGTGGAGGAATTTGGGCCCGGAAGGCTCAGGAGCCTGAATGAGAAACAGATTTATGATCGCTACAGGGAATTCAGAAGGCTGAGCCAGATCCCGGAAGTGGACTAA
- a CDS encoding S8 family serine peptidase, producing MNKLVCKLGFAALIIAMISISCDTVTQPAMEEQVQTEPVAGEVIDGQYIVVLNPDEAELDSRGKAYAENFRLAVMNEAGISDDLIMSSYSTVFVGFSAKLDESQLNRLKLDPRVDYIEEDKIVTLAPPCGTPNGGPCEPDDGGGDSGDGGGSTVITPWGIDRVGGSVTYTGSAVSWVIDTGIQLDHPDLNVDGSRGFTAFNSGPDSKSADDRNGHGTHVAGTIGAQNSILGVASGVVQVPVKVLDRRGSGSVSGVIAGVDYVAANANPGDVANMSLGGGTSQSLDDAVIAAADAGVLFSIAAGNSGTWASGSSPARVDHPNTWTIAATDVNDTFASFSNYGPPTSFAAPGVNVESTWTGSSYRTISGTSMAAPHVAGILIVTGGTVNSNGTSSTAPNGVSYPIASHQ from the coding sequence ATGAATAAACTTGTATGTAAGCTTGGATTTGCAGCCCTGATCATTGCGATGATCAGCATCAGCTGCGACACAGTAACACAGCCCGCAATGGAAGAACAGGTTCAGACGGAACCTGTTGCCGGTGAAGTAATCGACGGTCAGTATATCGTTGTCCTGAATCCGGACGAAGCGGAACTCGATTCCAGGGGCAAAGCTTATGCCGAGAATTTTCGTCTGGCAGTGATGAACGAGGCCGGAATTTCGGACGATCTCATTATGAGTAGCTACTCGACAGTATTTGTAGGTTTTTCAGCCAAACTGGATGAATCGCAGCTTAACCGTCTTAAACTTGATCCCCGCGTGGATTATATTGAAGAAGATAAAATAGTGACATTAGCTCCCCCCTGTGGAACGCCGAACGGAGGTCCATGTGAACCTGACGACGGTGGTGGCGACTCCGGAGATGGAGGCGGATCAACTGTAATAACTCCCTGGGGGATCGATCGCGTGGGCGGTTCTGTAACCTACACAGGATCAGCCGTGTCCTGGGTTATAGATACTGGCATCCAGCTCGATCATCCAGATCTGAACGTAGATGGAAGCAGAGGCTTCACAGCATTTAACAGTGGACCGGACTCAAAGAGTGCTGACGACCGCAATGGCCATGGCACCCACGTTGCAGGTACCATAGGTGCCCAAAACAGCATTCTGGGAGTAGCGTCCGGCGTGGTTCAGGTTCCTGTTAAGGTGCTCGACCGGCGCGGAAGCGGGTCGGTATCAGGCGTGATTGCCGGTGTGGATTATGTAGCCGCTAATGCAAATCCAGGCGATGTTGCCAATATGAGTCTTGGAGGCGGTACGTCGCAGTCGCTCGATGATGCTGTTATTGCAGCTGCTGATGCGGGTGTACTCTTTTCAATCGCTGCAGGCAACAGCGGTACATGGGCTTCCGGATCTTCTCCTGCAAGAGTGGATCACCCCAATACATGGACCATTGCAGCAACAGATGTAAATGATACATTTGCGTCATTTTCAAACTATGGGCCGCCCACAAGCTTTGCGGCACCCGGAGTAAACGTTGAAAGCACATGGACCGGAAGCAGCTATCGCACCATCAGCGGTACCTCGATGGCGGCTCCTCACGTTGCAGGCATTCTGATAGTAACTGGCGGAACCGTGAATTCGAACGGCACCTCCTCAACGGCTCCCAACGGAGTAAGCTATCCGATTGCTTCTCATCAGTAA
- a CDS encoding NUDIX hydrolase — protein sequence MQDFGFYRYLCERMKGSFPGESAHEKMLPEPIDSSYSYPRKSNGSAHPSSVLIPLYPDHEGDMHVLLTLRTGHIRHAGQISFPGGRSEVNEELIDTALRETHEEIGINPQSIRVACSITSIYLYRSNSQITPFVGFLHQKPDLTINPNEVEEAFSVPLSQLLDDRNLVREVWELNKRKVDVPYWDIHPTTPLWGATAMIMSELLVLYREYLNQISQS from the coding sequence ATGCAAGACTTCGGATTTTACAGATATTTGTGTGAGCGTATGAAGGGCTCTTTTCCGGGCGAGTCCGCCCATGAAAAAATGCTTCCGGAACCGATCGACAGCTCATACAGTTATCCACGCAAGAGCAACGGGAGTGCCCATCCAAGCAGCGTGCTGATTCCTTTGTATCCGGATCATGAAGGTGATATGCATGTATTGCTAACCCTCCGAACGGGCCATATTCGCCATGCCGGTCAGATCAGTTTTCCGGGAGGCCGATCGGAAGTTAATGAAGAACTGATTGACACGGCCCTAAGGGAAACGCATGAGGAGATCGGTATCAATCCGCAATCTATTCGCGTTGCCTGCTCTATTACATCAATATATCTCTATCGCAGCAATAGCCAGATCACACCCTTTGTGGGTTTTTTACATCAGAAGCCCGATCTGACCATCAATCCCAATGAAGTGGAAGAGGCCTTCAGTGTGCCGCTTTCGCAGCTGCTCGACGACCGCAATCTCGTGCGTGAAGTCTGGGAATTGAACAAGCGAAAAGTGGATGTGCCATACTGGGATATTCACCCTACAACACCGTTATGGGGTGCCACTGCAATGATTATGAGTGAGCTGCTCGTTCTGTATCGTGAGTATCTGAACCAAATCTCACAATCCTGA
- a CDS encoding NAD(P)/FAD-dependent oxidoreductase — MNRTFSFWEREEWLKKPDLLIVGAGIVGASLALFYKKAFPGHDVLIVEKGVAPEGASTRNAGFTCIGSLSEHLSDMQKAGEETVLKRIERRWNGLNLLRSTLAAGEMGYIHSGGYEIFTDNELLAECSGRLDEMNTLLHERLGIESVYSRREYMGYPAIHNHVEGAINSGKMMRTLHQKIQKAGVRIWWNTRVESIDSGVAHLDNDTGIQAEQIAVAVNGFAESLVGLPVKPARGYVFITKPIADLGWKGTFNHDRGYVYFRNVDNRLLLGGARNLAVEEETTDRFGINPVIKEYLLSFANDVIKLPPEWEIDVEWSGIMGITADKEPYINEIKPGVYAAAGLSGMGIAIGMQVAKELFELIRNSR; from the coding sequence ATGAACAGAACATTTTCTTTCTGGGAACGTGAAGAGTGGCTTAAAAAACCCGACCTGCTGATTGTTGGAGCCGGAATTGTGGGGGCATCACTTGCCCTGTTTTATAAAAAAGCTTTCCCCGGGCACGATGTCTTGATTGTTGAAAAAGGTGTTGCACCCGAGGGTGCCAGCACACGGAATGCGGGTTTTACATGTATAGGGTCACTGTCAGAACATCTTTCCGACATGCAGAAAGCCGGTGAAGAGACCGTGCTGAAGAGGATCGAACGGAGGTGGAACGGCCTGAACCTTCTCAGGTCAACACTTGCAGCTGGGGAGATGGGGTATATCCATTCTGGAGGTTATGAAATCTTTACCGATAATGAATTACTTGCGGAGTGCTCCGGCAGACTGGATGAAATGAATACGCTTTTGCATGAACGGCTGGGAATAGAAAGTGTGTACTCCCGCAGGGAATACATGGGCTATCCGGCAATACACAATCACGTGGAAGGCGCGATCAACAGCGGCAAAATGATGCGTACCCTTCATCAAAAAATACAGAAGGCGGGCGTTCGAATTTGGTGGAATACACGTGTAGAATCGATTGATTCAGGAGTGGCACACCTTGACAACGATACAGGCATTCAGGCCGAACAAATCGCTGTGGCAGTAAATGGCTTTGCAGAATCGCTGGTCGGTTTACCCGTAAAGCCTGCGCGGGGATATGTTTTCATCACAAAACCGATTGCAGATCTTGGGTGGAAGGGCACATTTAACCACGACAGGGGGTATGTCTATTTTCGAAATGTAGATAACCGTCTGCTTCTTGGAGGGGCTCGTAACCTGGCTGTTGAGGAGGAAACGACCGATCGCTTTGGGATCAATCCCGTTATTAAAGAGTACCTCCTGAGCTTTGCCAATGATGTAATAAAATTACCGCCCGAATGGGAGATCGATGTGGAATGGAGCGGTATTATGGGAATTACCGCAGATAAGGAGCCTTATATCAATGAGATAAAACCGGGAGTGTACGCGGCGGCCGGTCTCAGCGGAATGGGTATTGCAATTGGAATGCAGGTCGCAAAAGAGCTTTTTGAGCTGATCCGGAATTCACGGTGA
- a CDS encoding WbuC family cupin fold metalloprotein, with translation MKQAFENPSGDVFFLEEKQMEEGLQASRRSDRLRIILPLHREQDAEVQRLINFLQPGTYIRPHMHPMPHATESIVVLRGKIRFFTFNDSGSPQTDRIISFAPFPGITDIEPGIWHSFLVLEKDTVLFECKKGPYDADTDKVFASWAPAEGSLEAAEWLSKKGKYP, from the coding sequence ATGAAGCAAGCGTTTGAAAACCCTTCAGGGGATGTTTTTTTTCTGGAAGAGAAACAGATGGAGGAGGGGCTGCAGGCATCGCGTAGAAGCGATCGGCTGAGAATCATTCTGCCGCTTCACAGAGAACAGGACGCAGAGGTTCAGCGGTTAATCAATTTTTTACAGCCCGGTACGTACATCCGGCCTCATATGCATCCCATGCCGCATGCCACCGAATCGATTGTCGTGCTGAGAGGCAAAATCCGTTTTTTTACGTTTAATGATTCAGGAAGTCCGCAGACCGACAGAATTATATCTTTCGCTCCGTTTCCGGGTATCACTGATATAGAACCGGGCATATGGCACTCTTTTCTGGTGCTTGAAAAGGATACTGTATTATTTGAGTGCAAAAAGGGTCCGTATGATGCAGATACCGATAAGGTATTTGCGAGTTGGGCACCTGCCGAGGGCAGTTTGGAGGCAGCTGAATGGCTATCAAAAAAAGGAAAGTATCCATGA
- a CDS encoding type II toxin-antitoxin system mRNA interferase toxin, RelE/StbE family — protein MALNVLWTQSAQTDRIRLYRFWNKKTGDKDYSRTIHQLIEDKLFQTRLFPDCGLETERKDVRYHLIEKQYKLFYSVRNESIIILRLSGTWND, from the coding sequence ATGGCTCTGAATGTATTGTGGACCCAATCTGCACAAACTGACAGAATTCGTCTGTACCGGTTTTGGAATAAGAAAACGGGTGATAAGGATTACTCCCGGACGATACATCAGCTCATTGAGGATAAACTTTTTCAGACACGGCTCTTCCCTGACTGCGGACTGGAGACGGAGCGTAAGGATGTGCGGTACCATCTTATCGAGAAACAGTACAAACTTTTCTATTCTGTCAGAAATGAATCCATTATCATTCTCAGGCTCTCGGGAACCTGGAATGATTAA
- a CDS encoding M20 metallopeptidase family protein, whose translation MADLRNIIAKKAEDHFDYMVQTRRYLHKNPEVSFREYDTTDYIIHELKKIGLEAERPLETGCVAVIEGKPSDRVIALRADIDALAMDEEGEAKKEFFSERPGAAHCCGHDAHTANLLGAANIINDLSDELEGTVVLVFQPGEESLPGGGKLLTETGYLQKLGVKEIYGLHMNPDYSPGKVALKEGPIMARPDEFEIEITGRGGHAASPHLTVDPVVIMAQIITQFQTIVSRTLDPAEPAVVTVGRVRAGSTYNVIPGKAEMIGTVRTFSRETAMRISDQMERILKGAAESSGITFTFNFNEGYPAVVNDPACTRKLVQTAQKIAGTESVIEMEKPLMAGEDFSFYQQQFPGAFFMLGSGSKKADSKWSWHHPRYNIDEDAFLTGSSLMAGIALGV comes from the coding sequence ATGGCCGACCTACGTAATATCATCGCGAAAAAAGCAGAAGATCATTTCGACTACATGGTTCAGACCCGAAGGTACCTGCACAAAAACCCGGAAGTGAGCTTCAGGGAGTATGATACGACCGATTATATCATTCATGAATTAAAAAAAATCGGCCTTGAGGCTGAACGGCCACTCGAAACAGGCTGTGTTGCCGTGATTGAAGGCAAACCCTCCGACAGGGTAATTGCACTGAGGGCCGATATTGATGCCTTGGCAATGGATGAGGAGGGTGAGGCAAAAAAAGAGTTCTTTTCGGAACGGCCGGGAGCCGCGCACTGCTGCGGACATGATGCGCATACCGCCAACCTACTTGGGGCTGCCAATATCATCAATGATCTGAGCGATGAGCTGGAGGGAACCGTTGTATTGGTATTTCAACCGGGAGAAGAAAGCCTGCCCGGCGGCGGGAAACTTCTGACGGAAACCGGTTACCTGCAGAAGCTGGGTGTAAAGGAGATCTACGGGCTCCATATGAACCCTGATTACAGTCCAGGGAAAGTTGCCTTGAAGGAAGGTCCTATTATGGCACGCCCCGATGAATTTGAAATCGAGATCACCGGTCGTGGCGGCCATGCCGCTTCTCCGCATTTAACCGTAGACCCTGTTGTAATCATGGCGCAGATTATCACACAGTTTCAAACCATTGTAAGCCGTACACTTGATCCCGCAGAACCGGCAGTGGTCACCGTAGGCAGAGTGAGAGCAGGGTCAACATACAACGTAATTCCCGGGAAAGCAGAGATGATCGGGACAGTGAGAACGTTTTCAAGGGAAACGGCAATGCGTATTTCCGACCAAATGGAGCGAATACTGAAAGGCGCTGCAGAATCATCCGGAATAACGTTTACATTCAATTTTAATGAAGGATATCCTGCGGTGGTAAATGACCCTGCATGCACACGAAAACTGGTTCAGACGGCCCAAAAAATTGCGGGGACGGAGTCAGTGATCGAGATGGAAAAACCGCTGATGGCGGGCGAAGATTTCTCCTTCTACCAGCAACAGTTCCCAGGAGCTTTTTTCATGCTTGGGAGCGGGAGTAAAAAAGCAGATTCAAAATGGAGTTGGCACCACCCGAGGTACAATATTGATGAGGATGCATTTTTAACCGGGTCGTCGCTCATGGCCGGAATCGCCCTTGGCGTATAG
- a CDS encoding iron-containing alcohol dehydrogenase, producing the protein MNSFDLHIPTHIYFGKEKRESFLEHLEKFGKRVLIVTGGGSVKRLGYYDDLSQLLNSRGFVLTHFEGIEPNPHSRTINRAAELGSRKEVDFVLAFGGGSVMDASKAIAGLIHDEETDIWPFVLGEPRYKTMKGALPVATIPTTAATASEVTAHAVISNPDVKGKAPVSYPFMKPSASWLNPEFHTSLPLHTTRDGASDIISHVIENYLLGGNDSPLADRYSEAVMETVLTTLPMIEKNPEDEALRGRLLWASTMALNGMQVAGRKPAPFTLHNLEHSLSGYRPELAHGRGLATLYPAYLRWLLENDRVKDRIALMGRRLFNIESTDDYEASMGAITAFENWLRINGLFQSLSDVGIPADAFEEIANYAITTYGGGRELSAAGPLNKGQIIEIFQKTELQGKEAQTDASLPQI; encoded by the coding sequence ATGAATAGTTTCGATCTTCACATTCCGACACATATCTACTTCGGCAAGGAAAAGCGAGAGTCCTTTCTTGAGCATCTCGAAAAATTTGGCAAGCGTGTTCTGATCGTAACCGGGGGCGGAAGCGTAAAACGTCTTGGCTATTACGATGATTTGTCGCAACTGCTGAACAGCCGCGGATTTGTACTAACACATTTTGAAGGAATTGAACCCAATCCGCACTCCAGAACCATTAACCGTGCAGCTGAACTTGGAAGCCGCAAGGAGGTCGATTTTGTCCTCGCATTCGGAGGCGGCTCAGTGATGGATGCGTCCAAAGCCATCGCAGGCCTCATTCATGATGAAGAAACTGATATCTGGCCTTTTGTGTTGGGCGAACCCCGTTACAAAACCATGAAGGGCGCGTTACCTGTTGCCACTATTCCAACCACTGCTGCTACAGCTTCAGAAGTTACCGCCCATGCTGTAATTTCCAACCCGGACGTAAAGGGCAAGGCACCCGTCAGTTATCCTTTTATGAAACCGTCGGCCTCATGGCTTAATCCGGAATTTCACACGTCCCTCCCGCTTCACACCACACGCGACGGGGCATCCGATATTATCAGTCATGTGATAGAAAACTATCTATTGGGAGGCAACGACTCACCCCTGGCCGACCGCTACAGTGAAGCGGTGATGGAAACAGTTCTAACAACATTGCCCATGATTGAGAAGAATCCTGAAGATGAAGCCCTGCGCGGCCGGCTGTTATGGGCCTCCACTATGGCGCTTAACGGTATGCAGGTTGCAGGACGAAAGCCTGCACCTTTTACCCTGCATAACCTGGAGCATTCACTGAGCGGGTACCGCCCTGAACTTGCGCATGGCCGCGGACTGGCAACGCTTTATCCGGCTTATCTCCGCTGGTTGTTGGAAAATGACAGAGTAAAAGACCGGATCGCACTGATGGGCAGACGGCTTTTTAATATTGAATCCACAGATGACTATGAAGCATCCATGGGTGCAATAACTGCATTTGAGAACTGGTTGCGCATCAACGGGCTGTTTCAATCGCTGTCGGATGTTGGCATACCCGCCGATGCTTTTGAAGAGATTGCCAACTACGCAATCACAACCTATGGCGGAGGAAGAGAGCTCTCAGCGGCAGGACCGCTGAATAAAGGCCAGATTATAGAAATTTTTCAAAAAACAGAATTGCAGGGTAAAGAGGCACAAACAGACGCTTCATTACCTCAAATCTGA
- a CDS encoding YciI-like protein, whose amino-acid sequence MHYLLIYDLADDYLERRQQFRKEHLELAWIASDEGYLIAGGALQDPADRAILLFDSDSPSVAREFAEKDPYVQHGLVKSWTVRPWITVAGELAATPVKP is encoded by the coding sequence ATGCACTATCTACTGATTTACGACCTTGCGGACGATTACCTGGAACGCAGGCAGCAGTTCAGAAAGGAACATCTCGAGCTGGCCTGGATCGCCAGTGACGAGGGGTACCTTATCGCAGGCGGGGCTTTACAGGATCCGGCCGATCGTGCCATTTTGCTTTTTGATTCCGATTCTCCATCGGTAGCAAGAGAGTTCGCCGAAAAAGATCCATATGTTCAGCACGGACTTGTAAAAAGCTGGACTGTACGGCCGTGGATTACAGTAGCTGGTGAATTGGCAGCTACCCCGGTAAAACCCTGA
- a CDS encoding outer membrane lipoprotein-sorting protein, translating into MTKRSLLFAFISALILFPTGLPMTASAQDRITDEDQARSIFEEVDDRRNSVQSETAVMEMVITDDRGRTRSRSMQSWSQTGEDINKSLIIFTAPGNVRGTGFLSVTENSNTTQRLYLPTVGRIQVIGSGERGDRFMGSDFTYEDLGDQDPDSYEFEWLEEYPEYYKIRANKPESDQYAHIEFDIEKETYAVRTIHYYNSEGEQIKRLEAERFEQLTDRLRSPSKMTMYDLREDRNTVITWSEREINTDIEEWRFTERGLRRGI; encoded by the coding sequence ATGACAAAACGCAGCCTTTTATTCGCTTTTATCTCTGCATTGATCCTTTTTCCCACCGGTCTCCCGATGACTGCATCAGCCCAGGACCGGATAACCGATGAAGATCAGGCCCGTTCCATTTTTGAAGAAGTGGATGACAGAAGAAACTCCGTTCAATCAGAAACAGCCGTTATGGAGATGGTAATTACCGACGACCGTGGTCGTACACGAAGCCGATCCATGCAGTCGTGGAGCCAAACCGGTGAGGATATAAACAAGAGTCTGATTATTTTTACCGCACCCGGCAATGTCCGGGGAACAGGGTTTTTATCAGTCACCGAAAATAGCAACACCACGCAGCGTCTCTATCTGCCAACCGTAGGGAGAATTCAGGTGATTGGATCAGGGGAGCGAGGAGACCGGTTTATGGGAAGTGATTTCACCTATGAAGATCTTGGAGATCAGGATCCCGACAGTTATGAATTTGAGTGGCTTGAGGAGTACCCGGAGTACTACAAAATACGGGCGAACAAGCCCGAATCGGACCAGTATGCACATATAGAGTTTGACATTGAGAAAGAGACTTATGCCGTGCGGACCATCCACTATTACAATTCAGAAGGTGAACAGATTAAAAGACTGGAAGCAGAGCGATTTGAACAGCTGACAGACAGACTTCGAAGCCCTTCAAAAATGACCATGTATGATCTCCGTGAAGACCGCAATACAGTGATTACATGGTCTGAACGGGAAATTAACACGGACATTGAAGAGTGGCGGTTTACGGAGCGGGGCTTGCGCCGGGGAATCTGA